The DNA sequence CGGAGGTGGGGCGCGgcagagagagagtctgagaggataGAGTTTAATAGGGGGCAAAATTGTCACTAtaggttagattgggtaaatgaggtcaaaaaactcttggtggagtaagtgggcaatttttaggctaaaatggggtaagtggtcacgaccccatTAATATTCTTAAAGACCATACTTTATCATTAGTAATCTAAATTAATAATCATGACAATCTGAATAGAAATGAGGGCATGGTTTGACACGTTGAAATGTGTCATTGTGGCACAAGTGTAATGCAATAGCATGTCGAAACATGTTAAATATTGTTAAcactatttttttcttaaaatttttcTATACCATAAGATCACCATTTGTAGAGCATGATTTTTAACATGTGTTCAATTGATGTGAACATAAAATTAAAAGCCCTGAATAAATATTTTCCTACAATATTTTTGTCGGGCAATGTCCTCTTTAGTTTTTATAAAGTAATTAGTGCTTGAAGTAATATCATTAGCAAATGCAGATCCCAGAtaaattttattcctaaaaaCTAAGGTCGATGTTAAAACGTACAAAATATTAATTTACTATGGTAAGCAATTACTTATATTCCAAGTTAACTTTTTGGAAATGTTCATTCTATTTTTCTTGCTCTGATAATGACATATTACTCGAAAACCGAATAAAAAATATCcagttgatttatttatttcagcATGAAGATTGCTAGAATTTTTTGAAACACGCGTTGGACACGAAAGTGATCGATCTAGTTTGAAGTTCTACCCTTATCATTTGATGTTGAAAGGTTTCTTGTTAGCTAATGTAATGTATATCCCTAGTAGCCTTACCTGCACTAGAAAATaccaaatcaaaatttcattatATATGCTAGCTATAGGtaattagatatatatatatatatatatatatttttatacatAGGTAATTAGATATTCACaatcacaagttcacaaccCAGCCAACCACACTGCTTTAAGACACTAAAAAGCTTAATTAACTATAAGTCCTCAATCaaatttgttaggtgagatcaATAATATTGATATTAATTCGATTGATTGACGACGTGGGAAGATCGAGTACTACTGTTTGACACGTCCACGATAATACGATATCATACGTGCAGTCCTTAATATTCCCATTAGAAACCAATTGATTAACAAGCTAGCTGTTGCTGAGTTGAGGACTTGAATGCCTCTTTAACTTAAATTCAAGTTGGTCTATAAAGTCTCAACcatattatttatattctatAATATAACAATCCAAAGTCTTGTTCATATCTTCGCGGACTCGAAAATTATTGTATTCTGTTTCTGTCCATTACACTCACATGGATTGATTGGTACACCAAGTTTCTGGTTTAGATGGACTTAATTTGCAAGGAAAGAAACCAGAAAGTGACTTCCTATTGAAGCCAAAGCTTTTTGGTATAATCGGACAGAAAACTCGtacaatttgaagaaattttgaCGATTTTAGAAATGAGatacctttttttctttttcagttgttTTTCATAGGCATTAGAAATGATTGACCTTTTAAATCAGATGGCCTGTTGAGATCATGGGTGTGACTGATTTATTCAACTTAATCCCTCGAAACAGATCACGTACGGTTAATGTATTTCATTGTTAAATTGTAGACATATATATTATTAAACCAAATAGGTCTCGGCAGACACGGAACTAGAGGGGGGCTGGGTTGAGCTGCAGCCCACCTCATGTTTGTGGAAAAAGTATTTTAAGTACATGTTTTATATAGAGTGTAGCCTTTATACTGTCAAAAATCTCCTCCCATCCTCTTATTTTAATTAGTCTCTGTCTCCATTTTTCAGTTTCTAATTTTTATCTAACTTCAATTAAGAAAATGGCTCTAAATTAAAAAACTTCGGTTTAAATTTTAATAGCAGTTTTCATGTAAAATTAACTTCAATTTGCAGCCCATATGGTTTTTCAATTCTAGTTCCGTCTCTGGGTCTCGGTTTTACTTATATGACTTAGAACCTtcttatattttaaaattttcaaaatatctcatatcTCACCTGGTGAAATGATCAAGTTATCCTGAATTTTACATGTTATAAATTGAAACCCGCGTTTCCAAATGTCTAGCACCTGAACAAAAACAGATTACAAACTCATTTCGCACTAACCCTATCTCATTGCGGATTTATATCTATCTCTTCATTTACTTTTTAAGGAAAAATAGGCCAAACCTAATCCACTAAAAACAACAGCGAAAACGGTGAGTTCTAGATCATCTTTGTTTTGTGTCAACCTTGCTTCTCAATCCAAATGGACGTCCAAGATAGAAAGCCAAGATTGATAGCTAATCTCAGACGGCAATTATGACTCTATTTGGATTTTAGGAGTTCGTCCACATTGTTACCGGTCAACTGTCCCGTTAAATCAGTCATATTGATAGCAACAGGTAGTTGTAactgaaaaatacaaaaaaaaaaaaaaaaggattaggaatcaaacaaagaaaaatgctAAAAATACCACCAAGTAATGAAAATATGAGAAGCTTGAGAAGCTCGCTTTCATTTTCCATGGCCAAAAAACACCAAGAGCCGCTCAGTAAGCCTTGTTGTTGAGGCCATCTCCCCATGCCATGATCATCATCCATTATTTAGAAAACAAAGATTGACTACTTTCTTTCCTCTTCGCGCTTCAAGAAAGATATGGTCCAGTACACCCTCCGGCGAAGAGTTCACCGTCGCGTTTTGGTTCTCCGCCGTTGCATTCGACACGTCATGGATAGGATTATTACTTGCTGTTTAGGAAAGCCGGTTCACTACCGGATGCTGCCGATTTCGGTTATGACTCCTCCTTCCGGCTCTATCGCCAGCCCTGACACTGCTGTCAAGGCCGTCCGGCGTCAGAAGTCGTCGGCTGCTACGAGTGGTCGGGAAAGCGTAGACTCCAACTTGGTCTCATTGAAGATTAGTCTGTTAGGGGATAGCCAAATCGGAAAGACGAGCTTTTTGGTAATCTTTCATGTACCATCAGAATACATTTCATCTTATATTCTTGTGTTGTAAGTAATAATGAAGTTTGATTGAAATTTGTTGATCATTGAAGGTAAAGTACGTGGGAGAtgatgagaaagaaggagagccACAGACTACAGGGTTGAATTTCATGGATAAAACTCTAATCATCAGAGATGCTCGGATTTCGTATAGTATTTGGGAAGTTGGAGGTAATTCTCTACTACCATTCACCGGAAGTGTGGTTAATCAAACACATGTCAGGCGAGGGCCCTGTGTATCGTGGTCATTCGATATAGGGCCTCTCGTCTGTCCTATATACATTCTATCGAGTTTCTTCATCTTACAATACAATCAAACTTTGGATAATGTTTCTATGCTTTATTTTGTTGCAGGTGATAAGAAATCCCAGGACAATATGCAGGTTGCTTGCATGGATTCCGTAGCAATTTTGTTCATGTTCGACTTGACAAGTCGTTGTACGTTAAATAGGTGTGTTTTACTTTCATTGTTCATGCTGTTTTGATTAGTATTCATGATCACGTTGATTAAATAGGAACTTTTAATTACAAATCCATGGAATTTTGATTTCTGTGATTGCAGTATTCCAACATGGTATCACCGAGCCAGAAAATGGAATCAGGTAATTTTCTATGCACTGTATTTTCTTTTACTAAAAAACAAGgtgaatcaatttttttttgaaatttaaaatcgGTTTTATTATTCCATGTTTGAGATAGAAATTCTTGTCTTTGCATGGTTGTTTTTGCAGACGGCAATCCCAATATTGATAGGAACAAAGTTCGATGACTTCATCCAGCTCCCATTAGATTTGCAATGGGCAATCGCGAGTCAGGTAAGAAATAACAATGACATTTAATAAACAAATCATATATTATTCTTCAAAATTATTTGATCTTTATTCTAATCCCAGATACTTgtaggaaaaaaacaaaagaaaaatctttaaAATTCATGATTTACAAATTGATGTGCGAATCAGTTTAATATTTTATAATAAACATAGTTGTTTTGTTGGTTAAAGAAAATGTGCTTAGTCAAAGAATGCCAATTATTAGGGGCTAATCTTGTCGGCAAAGCTTGAAGTAGGTAATCTTCAAGAACTAGCAAGAAAAATTGGAGGCATGTAGGCCAATGCTCAATAGAACACGTCATTCAATTTCAACATGCACCAACTAACTACATCAAGAACATTCCTTTAATACAGAACTTAAGCAAACCATGGAAGGGACAAGGACCCTTCAAATGAATTGATTCACCAACTACTAATTGATCAAGAATTCATACCAGCCACCCACTTGTGATGAACAATGGACTAAGTCTATGTTTGGTTCTTGGGAAAATGAGAAAATTGATATGAAACTAT is a window from the Rosa chinensis cultivar Old Blush chromosome 2, RchiOBHm-V2, whole genome shotgun sequence genome containing:
- the LOC112187851 gene encoding septum-promoting GTP-binding protein 1; the encoded protein is MVQYTLRRRVHRRVLVLRRCIRHVMDRIITCCLGKPVHYRMLPISVMTPPSGSIASPDTAVKAVRRQKSSAATSGRESVDSNLVSLKISLLGDSQIGKTSFLVKYVGDDEKEGEPQTTGLNFMDKTLIIRDARISYSIWEVGGDKKSQDNMQVACMDSVAILFMFDLTSRCTLNSIPTWYHRARKWNQTAIPILIGTKFDDFIQLPLDLQWAIASQARAYAKAFNATLFFSSATYNINVNKIFKFITAKLFDLPWTVERNLTIGEPIIDF